Below is a window of Theropithecus gelada isolate Dixy chromosome 15, Tgel_1.0, whole genome shotgun sequence DNA.
cactgcactccagggcaAGGCCCCACAAGCCAACCCTGGAGCCTCACGTTCAGAGGCCCAGTCCCTGAACCCTCAAAGCCCTCAACCCTATAACCCAGAGCAAAGCCCCAGCTGTTCCAAGACTTCTCAGAGACTCCTGTTCTAGGACGCTTCTGGGTCAGACCTGCAAACCTGCCCCAAATCTCAGAACCATGGGCATTGCCAACTATCTTCTTCCTGCAAAAAAAGCTCAGAGCTTTCATGTCCAAGGACACGGGCCTCTGACCAGCTCAGAAATACCATATTCTGGGATCTAACTCCAGCACACACCAGCTCAGACCACCTCCCCACCTAGCCCAGAAAGCTTCCCACCTGGGGCCACCATTCTCATCCCACCTGGCCCCCACCCAGCTCGAAAACATCATAGTGAGGAACCCCAACCCCAAAGTGCTCAGAATACCCCAACGGGGAAAACACCCTTAAGGGAGCCTAAACTCCCACCAGGGAAAAGACCACCAAACAGCTCAGAGACCTCAGAGCCTAGCAGAAATCCATGAGCCATGTTACCCTTTGACCACCCACGGGGGTCTCACCACAGATCGACGCCCTGGTCATACTGGCGGGCACCATACAGGAGCTCAGGGGCTCGGTACCACCTGCAAGGAAGAGGGCTGGTAGGCACTGGGCTGAGAAAAGGATGCCTGGGGAGGTGACCCCAGCTCCATGAGCAATGTCTGGAGAAAAGGCCCAGAAGCATCTCTTCCCCATGGAGAGGACTGGAAGGGGTCTGGCCCTCCCTACCTGGTGGCCACCTGGTGTGTGTAGAGGCGGCTGCCGTCTGGGGAAAAGACTCGGGCCAGGCCAAAGTCCGCTATCTTGAGCTGGCCTGAGGCGCTGATGAGCAGGTTGGCAGGTTTCAGGTCCTGGGAGTACCAAAAGAAGCATCAGTCCCTCCAAATCCCCCACAGGACCTTGGGACAGGTGGGCTTGGCAGTCTAACCACCCAGGTCAGCCCTGGTCCCCGCCTCCTCCAGGGCCATGCCCTGGCCGCTTACCTGGAGGCCTTGACCAGCTCTGTCCCAACTTCTTATCACACTTTTTACAAGGGCTAGCCCCACCCCCAAGCCGAGTCAGCTCCCCAGACCCCATGTCCGGCCTATGCTGAGACTGACCCGATGCACAATGTTGTTGGCATGGCAGAAGGCGACGCCCTTGAGCAGCATCTGCAGGTAGCTCTTGACCTGTGCCTGGGCTAGTGGCCTCTGGGCATGGCGCACCACCTCAGCCAGGTCTGACAGCATGAACTCAAAGGCCAGCACAAAGCCTGCACCGTGTGGGAACACAGCCTTCAGCTGCACCACCTGTGGGCAGGACATCCTGTTAGCCCCCAGACTCAAGTCACCAGACCCTCTCTGTGACCCTGAGACCCCAGCCCATGCCCTGACAGAGGACCCTGTATCCAGAAAGAAAGCGAAGAAGGTGACATGGACCTGAGCTAAGAATCAGAGCTCCGTGCTCATGATTTGCTCTGCTCTCCTGAGGTAAGGTGGGCCCCCACTCTAGTTCTCCATGAACACTAAAAGAAAAGGTCTAAAAAAGGTCATTTAGTGGCACCATCTGGTCCGCCCACCCAGCCCACCTGCCTGAAAATCATCTGGATGGTCGCACATGAAATGGTCACACAGGTCTCCTCCTGTTTCCTCTAGAGCCATTGAATCCCAGCACCAAGGAAAGGACACCAGGAATCCCACCCTTCCCAGTGCTGGGACAGCTACAGACACATCACAAACACTGAGGCCACCACTGTCAGAGGAGCCAGGCTACACAGAGCAGTGAGCTGAAAGACAGGACTCTTAATGAGCTCACAGCGCAGAGgacaatttaacaaataaatgaacaaatgggatatATTTAGATTCTGTAAGTACAGGAACCAAAATACAAGGGGGCCGAGCGTGccttctcatgcctgtaatcccagcactttgggaggccaaggtaggcagatggcttgaaccgaggtgtttgagaccagcctgggcaacatggtgaaaccttgtctctacaaaaaattagccaggcgtggtggcacatgcctgtagtcctagctacttggcaggctgaggtgggaggatcacctgagcccagaaggttgagactACAGGGAGCCAAAATCACACttccaccctccagcctgggtgacagagtgagaccctgtatccaaaaacaaaatcaacagaaATATGAGAGGATAGTGTGACTCTGTGAGTGGAGAAAAGGATACTTCTTTATTTAGGTGGGTGGGGCTAGATGAAGACCCAGTTTTGGGGATCTGGGGTGAAGCTCTGAGCAGGAGGAAAAGCAAGTGCAAGGCCCTAACGCCAGCACAGAAGGAGGCTAGAGGGATGTGAGAACATGAGGTCATTTAAGGGAAGGATGTGTCTGCCCTGTTCTGTGCTCCTGGACCCTAGGTAGGTGCTGGTCACTGGAGCGATGCCTAAGAAGCTGTGTTGAatgagagaaaagggagaggcCAGCTGGAGGTGGGCACATGGTGATAGTGCTCTAAGTGTGAAGAGAAGCCACCAGGGCTCTTTATGCAGGGGAGCCGATGACTTACATTTTTGACAAAGCCCTCCAGACTGTGGCTACGGAGAGCAGTGGGGAGGCTGCCGCTGTCATTCTGATGAGTGGTGATGACGACTTGGGCAAGGAGCAAATCTAGAGTATGTTTTAAAGTTAGAaccttcaggccgggcgcggtggctcaagcctgtaattccagcactttgggaggccgagacgggcggatcacgaggtcaggagattgagaccatcctggctaacatggtgaaaccccgtctctactaaaaattacaaaaaactagccgggcgaggtggcgggcgcctgtagtcccagctactcgggaggctgaggcaggagaatggcgtgaacccgggaggcggaNtagtcccagctactcgggaggctgaggcaggagaatggcgtgaacccgggaggcggagcttgcagtgagccgagatccggccactgcactccagcctgggcgacagagggagactccgcctcaaaaaaaaaaaaaaaaaaaaaaagttagaaccTTCAGAATTGCTGACCAACTGGATGCAGGGACCATATCACCAGCTTCCTTATGAATCTCTCTCCACCCATCCCACACATGTCTGTCTGAAAGCCCTTTTATCttcctcaaaaaatcaaaatggccTGATTGCTGTCTTCTGATTTTTCAGGTAGTACACAACCATTTAACAGATCAAAACGCATGCACACATTCAGGTAAGACATAAAAtccgaggccgggcgcggtggctcaagcctgtaatcccagcactttgggaggccgaggcgggtggatcacgaggtcaggagatcgagaccatcctggctaacatggtgaaaccccgtctctactaaaaatacaaaaaactagccgggcgtggtggcgggcgcctgtagtcccagctactcggaggctgaggcgggagaatggcgtgaacccgggaggcggagcttgcagcgagccgagatcgcgccactgcactccagcctgggcgacacagcgagactccgtctcaaaaaaaaNNNNNNNNNNNNNNNNNNNNNNNNNNNNNNNNNNNNNNNNNNNNNNNNNNNNNNNNNNNNNNNNNNNNNNNNNNNNNNNNNNNNNNNNNNNNNNNNcaaaaaaaaaaaaaaaaaaaaaaaaaaaaaaaaaagacataaaatccgaaagaagaaaaagaacaaaagaaaaatcctgcAGTCAATCTTACAGTGTATTCTACCAGACTTTACAACAGATAtggcacacacaaatacacattcacatatatatttCCAAACAAAACTCAGATGACACAAAATTTTGTAACATGCTTTTGTCATACCATATATCATGAATATCTCCAGGGAACAGCACAGGTAACTCAGAGGATCACAGAGACCCAACCCTGTTACTCTCCAGGGAGTCAAATACATTCTCTATTTCGACGTGGATGAGAGAGAGCACCGAAGAGTAATGACGCTAGGGGTGAAAGATGCCCCTCTTCCTGTTCCAGTAGCCCCTCCAGGTACCCTATCACAGCATGAACCACACTAGGTGGGCCCTGTTGCCTCTGTCTCTTGTTAACACATTTTAGTCCTCAGGAGCTGGGTTGGAGCTGGTTCCTCTGTATCACCAGTGCCCAACACAGGGTAGAGCCTGCGGGAGGTCCCAAGGGAAGAATGTCTGGACTCTAAATTAAACCTGGGCCAAACCCTCTACTGACTAACGGAGGGCCCATGAGCTGGTGACATAACTGACATAACCTCCTCCTCTCACCTGAGAAACAGAGATCCTGAAACCTGCCTTGTACAGTAGTAAAGAGGTCTCAAAATGACAATGTATATAATGCCTGCAGAACACATCGGGAGCTCAATAGGTGCTAGTTACATTACAAATCACTAcatgttttgagaaaaaaataagtcggcgaatgaatgaacacattaaGAAATAACTAGGTAAATGAGAGTGAATGTGcgagaaatgaaagaatgaggtAAATGAAGGTGAACAAGTGGACAAAAAAGGGCAAAAAAGGTTAAGGAGGCAGATGAATGAGCAGTGTGTGCGAGTGACAGAGGGAGGAAAACCCTGAAAGCTGGTGAAGGCGTAGCTGGAAAAATGAAGGCACGAGGAAGTGGGAACGAACAACGGAGAGTGAGAATACGATGCCCCCCCTCCCCTACTCACATACTGATTGTCCTCCATCTCCTGCAGAGCCTTAATCTCCCGCAGGGCCTGGTTAGGGATGCCGTCCTCCAACCGCCTTAGGGCCACCTTCTTGAGGGCAACTATCTCGCCAGTCTGCAGGATAGAAGGCAGACACTGCCAGCCCACCCTCGGCTGGGAAAGAGATGAAGGTGGGTAGGGGGAGGGTGGTTGCGAGAGAGAGACGCGCCCCCGGCCCGGCCAGAGGCCCTCCTCTGGGGTCTAGGACTAGCCTGAGACCCAGCCGCTGGGGTAGGGGACCAAGCCAGATGTGCGGAGGGAAGCGCAACGGCCCAAAACAGgtttagaaaatagttttaaaactgtACTGGATGTAAAAAGGGAACCGAAACAGCTTAGAGCGTTAGCCGGAGGGTGGCGGGGGACACCCCTGCCAGGCTGCCTGCCGTGGTCCGGCCTCACCTCCACGTGCTTGGCCTTGAAGACGATGCCGTGGGCGCCCTCCCCGATGCGGCCCAGGATGCAGTACTGGTCCATCCCGGTGCAGTTGGTGGGCCTGGGCCCCTGGGCCCCTGGGCCCCTGTGACCCTAAGCTTCCAAATCCCACTTCTCCGCCCCACGCCGCTCTGAGCGCGCACGCTGTTGCCTAGCAACAGCGCGGCAGCTGACCACCGGGGCGGGTCGTGTGGGACACGTCCCCAGGAGAACGGAAGCTGCGTCGAGTCATGGGGGACCGCTCCGGACTCCACTGCGCCTTTTCCTAGCCCTCCGCTGTCACGCGGCAGCAAGCTTAACCCCGCATTAAAAAACCCATGCGCGGAGACCGTGCCCGCAGCAGGGCCCACGGAGCAATGGCGGCTGGCACCTCCTATCTGCCCCGCCTCTGCGTCACGTGACTAGCTGCTGCCGAAGGACGCAGCCGGGAAGGGCGGGCTCCTTCCCCGCGCAGGCCGGAAGCTCCGCACCTGTAAGTAGAGGTTCCGGCTTCGACCACTCGGAGGTGCTGATTTGTGGCTCTGCGACCCAGGCACAATGATGAAGACAGACAGGTCCCGAGCTGCGTTGTGGAAAGAGGGTCTGTTGGGCCTCTTGTCTTAAAATGTCAGTTGGCTACGTGTACCCACAGGTTTTTAAAAGGGCGTACTCTgaaggccgggcatggaggctcacgcctgtaatcccagcactttgggaggctgaggcgggcggatcatcaggtccggagttcgagaccagcgtgaccaacatggtgaaaccccatctctgttaaaatacaaaaaaattagccggatgtggtggtgtgcacctgtaatcctagctactcaggaggctgaggcaggagaatcgcttgaacccgggaggcagaggttatagtgagccgagatgacgccgcggtactccagcctgggtgtcagagcgagactctgtctcaaaagaaaaaaataaaaacaaaagggcATACTCTGACCCAGACAGGACAGAATAGGCCTTAAACTTCTGAAAGGATGCTCAACTTCACGTACAATAAACAAATGTAAACTAACGTTACAGTTTTCCACATATTGGATGGCTAAAGATCTCAGGTCTAATAGTTCATTGACCAAGCTACAGGGAAACAAGcactttcatacattgctggtggcagCATAATTTGACTATGTTGATCCAAATCACAAATGCATAGACCCTCAGATTCAGCAAAACCACTTCTAGTAATTTCTCCAATAGACACGTTTTACACGTGTGAAATGACAAGTACAAAGTTACTCCATTGCAACGTTGTTTCAACAGCAAACTATTGGAATAGCAAACTATTGGAAACCACAGATGTTCATCATTGTGGTACATCCTTCAAATGAAATATGTGTCTTTTTATGTACAGCAATGGGAAGATTTCTAAAACAggttgttaaaagaaaaaggcaagatgCAAGATAGAATGTATAGAGTACCACTGAATGTATAGAgtaccatttaataaatggtgctgggaaaactggctagccatatatagaaagctgaaactggatcccttccttacaccttatacaaaaattaattcaagatggattaaaggcttaaatgttagacctaaaaccataaaaaccctagaagaaaacctaggcaataccattcaggacataggcatgggcaaggacttcatgtctaaaacaccaaaagcaatggcaacaaaagccaaaattggcaaatgggatctaattacactaaacagcttctgcacagcaaaggaaactaccatcagagtgaacaggcaacctacagaatgggagaaaatttttgcaagctactcatctgacaaagggctaacatccagaatctacaaagaacttaaacaagtgtacaagaaaaaatcaaccccatcaaaaagtgggcaaagggtatgaacagatacttctcaaaaaagacatttatgcagccaacagacatatgaaaaaaatgctcatcttcactggccatcggagaaatgcaaatcaaaaccacaatgagatactatctcacaccagttagaatggcaatcattagaaagaaacaacaggtgctggagaggatgtggagaaaaaggaacacttttacactgttggtgggattgtaaactagttcaaccaatTTGGAagactgtggcgattcctcaaggatctagaactagaaataccatttgacccagccatcccattactgggtatatacccaaaggattataaatcatgctgctataaagacacatgcacacgtatgtttattgcagcactattcacaatagcaaagacttggaaccaacccaaatgtccatcaatgatagactggattaagaaaatgtggcacatatacaccatggaatactatgcagccataaaaacggatgaattcatgtcctttgtagggacatgggtgaagctggaaaccatcattctgagcaaactatcacaaggaccgaaaaccaaacactgcgtgttctcactcatagttgggaattgaacgatgagaacacttggacacaggatggggaacatcacacaccagggcctgttgtggggtgggaggaggggggagggatagcattaggagatatacctaatgtaaatgacaagttaatgggtgcagcacaccaacatggcacatgtatatatatgtaacaaacctgcacgttgtgcacatgtaccctagaacttaaagtataataataaaaaaaaaaaaaagcagaaaatgaaaacactaatcaaaagaatgCTAGAGTGGTtacattattagaaaataaagtggACTTCAGAGCAAAGAGAATTACCAGAATCAAAGCAGGACATTAtcatgataaaaggatcaattcactaagaaaatataatcaaaaaTGTGGATGcactaaacaaaaaaaatgaaagaagaagtaGACGCATCCTCAATTGTAGTCAGGCACTTTAACACTCTTCACAGTAATTGACAGAATcaccagacagaaaatcagcaacgGTATAGAGGAACTGAACAGCACCATCAACCAGATAACTACAGGGTTTTCTGTAGATGGAGACAAGCTAGttgtaaaatttacatggaaaagcAAAGGCACTagaatagctattttttttttaagttttgaaggtaaagaataaagttggaggaatcACCCTACCCAATTTTAATAGGTTTTATATAAGCTACTGTAATCAAGATAGCATGATATGGCAAAGGGCAGACATACAAATAGATGAAAGGGAATCGAGTCCAGGAATAGACTAACACTAGTATGGCCAActgtttgttagttttcaatTGACATAgaattcacatactataaaattcccCCTTATAAAGTGTGCGATTAAATGTTTTTAGCATATTTACAATGTTTTTGTTATATACACAAGATTGCAGCCATCATCACTATCTAATCCAGATAGTTCGTCACCCTCCAAAAAGAGCCGACACCCATTAGCAATCACTATACATTCCTCCGTTCCCCCAGTCCTTGacaactactaatctactttctgtccctatggaATTACctcttctgaacattttatataaatggaatcatacaataagTCACCTTTTGTgcctagcttctttcacttagcataatattttcaaggtttattcatgttgaaatgtataTCAGTacttctttttatggttgaataatgttccattgtataaatatagcatatcttgtttatatttatttatttatttggagatagtacctccctttgttgcccaggctgcagttcagtggcatgaccattgctcactgtaactttgaactcttgggctcaagagaccctcctgcctcagcctcctgaatatctaggactacaggtacacaccactatacctggctaatttgttttaaaatttttaggccgggcgcggtggctcaagcctgtaatcccagcactttgggaggccgaggcgggtggatcacgaggtcaggagatcgagactatcctggctaacatggtgaaaccccgtctctactaaaaaaatacaaaaaactagccgggcgtggtggcgggcgcctgtagtctcagctacttgggaggctgaggcaggagaatggcgggaacccgggaggcggagcttgcagtgagctgagatcacgccactgcactccagcctgggagacacagcgggactccgtctcaaaaaaaaaaaaaaaaaaaaaaaaaatttttgtggagatggggccttgctatgttgcccacgctgcaTATCCTGTTTATATATTaatcagtgatggacatttggagtGTTTCCATTTTGGCTATgataaatagtgctgctatgaacatttatgtgcaatttttgtgtgaatttatgttttcacttttctttagTATCTGCATAGGAttggaattgctgagtcacatggtagctttttgaggaacttccacactgttcaaagtggctgt
It encodes the following:
- the CDK20 gene encoding cyclin-dependent kinase 20 isoform X3 encodes the protein MDQYCILGRIGEGAHGIVFKAKHVETGEIVALKKVALRRLEDGIPNQALREIKALQEMEDNQYVVQLKAVFPHGAGFVLAFEFMLSDLAEVVRHAQRPLAQAQVKSYLQMLLKGVAFCHANNIVHRDLKPANLLISASGQLKIADFGLARVFSPDGSRLYTHQVATRAVGCIMGELLNGSPLFPGENDIEQLCYVLRILGTPNPQVWPELTELPDYNKISFKEQAPVPLEEVLPDASPQALDLLGQFLLYPPRQRIAASKALLHQYFFTAPLPAHPSELPIPQRLGGPAPKAHPGPPHIHDFHVDRPLEESLLNPELIRPFIPEG
- the CDK20 gene encoding cyclin-dependent kinase 20 isoform X6, with product MDQYCILGRIGEGAHGIVFKAKHVETGEIVALKKVALRRLEDGIPNQALREIKALQEMEDNQYVVQLKAVFPHGAGFVLAFEFMLSDLAEVVRHAQRPLAQAQVKSYLQMLLKGVAFCHANNIVHRDLKPANLLISASGQLKIADFGLARVFSPDGSRLYTHQVATRSSLSCRTTTRSPLRSRRLCPWRRYCPTPLPRHWICWVSSSSTLLASASQLPRLSSISTSSQLPCLPIHLSCRFLSV
- the CDK20 gene encoding cyclin-dependent kinase 20 isoform X5; its protein translation is MDQYCILGRIGEGAHGIVFKAKHVETGEIVALKKVALRRLEDGIPNQALREIKALQEMEDNQYVVQLKAVFPHGAGFVLAFEFMLSDLAEVVRHAQRPLAQAQVKSYLQMLLKGVAFCHANNIVHRDLKPANLLISASGQLKIADFGLARVFSPDGSRLYTHQVATRAVGCIMGELLNGSPLFPGENDIEQLCYVLRILGTPNPQVWPELTELPDYNKISFKEQAPVPLEEVLPDASPQALDLLGQFLLYPPRQRIAASKLPCLPIHLSCRFLSV
- the CDK20 gene encoding cyclin-dependent kinase 20 isoform X1, producing the protein MDQYCILGRIGEGAHGIVFKAKHVETGEIVALKKVALRRLEDGIPNQALREIKALQEMEDNQYVVQLKAVFPHGAGFVLAFEFMLSDLAEVVRHAQRPLAQAQVKSYLQMLLKGVAFCHANNIVHRDLKPANLLISASGQLKIADFGLARVFSPDGSRLYTHQVATRWYRAPELLYGARQYDQGVDLWAVGCIMGELLNGSPLFPGENDIEQLCYVLRILGTPNPQVWPELTELPDYNKISFKEQAPVPLEEVLPDASPQALDLLGQFLLYPPRQRIAASKALLHQYFFTAPLPAHPSELPIPQRLGGPAPKAHPGPPHIHDFHVDRPLEESLLNPELIRPFIPEG
- the CDK20 gene encoding cyclin-dependent kinase 20 isoform X2, translated to MDQYCILGRIGEGAHGIVFKAKHVEPRVGWQCLPSILQTGEIVALKKVALRRLEDGIPNQALREIKALQEMEDNQYVVQLKAVFPHGAGFVLAFEFMLSDLAEVVRHAQRPLAQAQVKSYLQMLLKGVAFCHANNIVHRDLKPANLLISASGQLKIADFGLARVFSPDGSRLYTHQVATRAVGCIMGELLNGSPLFPGENDIEQLCYVLRILGTPNPQVWPELTELPDYNKISFKEQAPVPLEEVLPDASPQALDLLGQFLLYPPRQRIAASKALLHQYFFTAPLPAHPSELPIPQRLGGPAPKAHPGPPHIHDFHVDRPLEESLLNPELIRPFIPEG
- the CDK20 gene encoding cyclin-dependent kinase 20 isoform X4, which codes for MDQYCILGRIGEGAHGIVFKAKHVETGEIVALKKVALRRLEDGIPNQALREIKALQEMEDNQYVVQLKAVFPHGAGFVLAFEFMLSDLAEVVRHAQRPLAQAQVKSYLQMLLKGVAFCHANNIVHRDLKPANLLISASGQLKIADFGLARVFSPDGSRLYTHQVATRAVGCIMGELLNGSPLFPGENDIEQLCYVLRILGTPNPQVWPELTELPDYNKISFKEQAPVPLEEVLPDASPQALDLLGQFLLYPPRQRIAASKMSYAWVPSPYDAAWSCALCSLLSSPRGSPPSVLLHSSPACPSI